Proteins encoded together in one Apteryx mantelli isolate bAptMan1 chromosome 31, bAptMan1.hap1, whole genome shotgun sequence window:
- the LOC106484275 gene encoding loricrin-like has product MIYSSGRESYFNLNSTWYGPSGSWLDTRRTPFRYGYGSCSGCDSEGVEGMCGHDYRHYGYRQPVCSERCHGYSTANSCHGGGGSSCARRPTYSYGSSGGCNSYGRSVCSERCHGSSGGGCQGGGESSCVRRPTYSYGSSGGCNSYGRSVCSERCHGSSGGGCQGGGGSSCVRRPTYSYGSSGGCNSYGRSVCSERCHGSSGGGCHEGGRAPSYGKPTQRVQQCCPVQTYAPPMQQGCVPVAKQCPSQQQKQVCKVPVRKIK; this is encoded by the exons ATGATATACTCTTCCGGAAGAGAGTCATACTTCAACTTGAACTCAACCTGGTACGGTCCCTCGGGGTCCTGGCTGGACACGCGGCGCACGCCGTTCCGCTACGGGTACGGCTCCTGCTCAGGGTGCGACAGCGAAGGCGTCGAAGGCATGTGCGGGCACGACTACCGGCATTACGGCTATCGGCAGCCGGTCTGCTCCGAGAGGTGCCACGGCTATTCCACGGCTAATTcgtgccatggaggcggcgggtCGAGCTGCGCCCGGAGGCCCACGTACAGCTACGGGTCCTCGGGGGGATGCAACAGCTACGGGAGGTCGGTCTGCTCCGAGAGGTGCCACGGCTCGTCCGGAGGAGGCTGCCAGGGAGGCGGCGAGTCGAGCTGCGTCCGGAGGCCCACGTACAGCTACGGGTCATCAGGGGGATGCAACAGCTACGGGAGGTCGGTCTGCTCTGAGAGGTGCCACGGCTCGTCCGGAGGAGGCTGCCAGGGAGGCGGTGGGTCGAGCTGCGTCCGGAGGCCCACGTACAGCTACGGGTCATCAGGGGGATGCAACAGCTACGGGAGGTCGGTCTGCTCCGAGAGGTGCCACGGCTCGTCCGGAGGAGGCTGCCACGAGGGCGGCAGAGCC CCGAGCTACGGCAAACCAACGCAGCGTGTCCAGCAGTGCTGCCCGGTGCAAACATACGCCCCGCCGATGCAGCAGGGCTGCGTGCCGGTGGCAAAGCAATGCCCGAGCCAGCAGCAAAAGCAGGTCTGCAAAGTACCAGTCCGGAAGATAAAGTAA
- the LOC106484274 gene encoding keratin-associated protein 5-11-like, which translates to MSGCCGGGNNYTVCCYGQKSSCKTPCCSPMQYCCPVRTSYMPIQTCCYTVSNNNNNSSCCGFANENCPSAGRSEVCPFVSAQLIPRKLISFHGQEEGVWDYKRAPNPAHFIRLSSLPFTCPHWSIGFAYTTDIMAYGCCSGSSNSCCGSSGNSYTVRCYGQKSSCKTPCCMPMQSCCPTTCCMPMQSCCVPMQSCCMPMQSCCMPMQACCYTVSSNNNNSSSCCGGGGC; encoded by the exons ATGTCCGGATGCTGCGGCGGAGGGAATAACTACACCGTGTGCTGCTACGGCCAGAAGTCTAGCTGCAAGACACCCTGCTGCTCGCCCATGCAGTACTGCTGCCCTGTGAGGACTAGCTACATGCCCATACAGACCTGCTGCTACACCgtgagcaacaacaacaacaacagcagctgctGCG GATTTGCAAATGAGAACTGCCCCTCTGCAGGCAGGAGTGAAGTGTGCCCCTTTGTTTCTGCCCAGTTAATTCCTCGCAAATTAATCAGTTTTCATGGACAG GAGGAAGGTGTTTGGGACTATAAAAGGGCTCCCAACCCAGCTCACTTCATTCGCTTGTCTTCTCTTCCCTTCACCTGTCCTCACTGGTCAATAGG CTTTGCCTACACTACAGACATCATGGCTTACGGATGCTGCTCTGGTAGTAGTAATAGCTGCTGCGGCAGCAGTGGGAACAGCTACACCGTGCGCTGCTACGGCCAGAAGTCTAGCTGCAAGACACCCTGCTGCATGCCCATGCAATCCTGCTGCCCCACGACCTGCTGCATGCCCATGCAGTCCTGCTGCGTGCCCATGCAGTCCTGCTGCATGCCCATGCAGTCCTGCTGCATGCCCATGCAGGCCTGCTGCTACACCGtgagcagcaacaacaacaacagcagcagctgctgcggtGGTGGCGGCTGCTGA
- the LOC136994573 gene encoding keratin-associated protein 4-6-like gives MCSSGYCSSGKTVCCSQPCQQSSCCDPCQKSSCCVKPCQQSSCCDPCQKSSCCVKPCQQSSCCDPCQKSSCCVKPCQQSSCCDPCQKSSCCVKPCQQSSCCDPCQKSSCCVKPCQQSSCCDPCQKSSCCVKPCQQSSCCDPCQQSSCCDPCQKSSCCVKPCQQSSCCDPCQQSSCCDPCQQSSCCVKPCQQSTCCDPCQQSTCCDPCQQSTCCDPCQQSTCCVKPCQQSTCCDPCQQSTCCDPCQQSTCSDPCQQSSCCDPCQQSSCSDPCQQSTCCDPCQQSTCCVKACKKPLYCCTQRCLPCSRCGCIPCCCGSLSCCSTVVKRKPVVVCCSPVGYCSPMRKYCVPMQQCSYSVKKCC, from the coding sequence ATGTGCTCTAGCGGATACTGTTCCTCTGGAAAGACGGTGTGCTGCAGCCAGCCATGccagcagtccagctgctgtgACCCATGCCAGAAGTCCAGCTGTTGTGTCAAGCCGTGccagcagtccagctgctgtgACCCATGCCAGAAGTCCAGCTGTTGTGTCAAGCCGTGCCAGCAGTCCAGCTGTTGTGACCCATGCCAGAAGTCCAGCTGTTGTGTCAAGCCGTGccagcagtccagctgctgtgACCCATGCCAGAAGTCCAGCTGTTGTGTCAAGCCGTGCCAGCAGTCTAGCTGTTGCGACCCATGCCAGAAGTCCAGCTGTTGTGTCAAGCCATGccagcagtccagctgctgtgACCCATGCCAGAAGTCCAGCTGCTGTGTCAAGCCGTGCCAGCAGTCTAGCTGTTGTGACCCATGCCAGCAGTCCAGCTGTTGCGACCCATGCCAGAAGTCCAGCTGCTGTGTCAAGCCGTGCCAGCAGTCTAGCTGTTGTGACCCATGCCAGCAGTCCAGCTGTTGCGACCCATGccagcagtccagctgctgtgTCAAGCCATGCCAGCAATCCACCTGCTGTGACCCATGCCAGCAATCCACCTGCTGCGACCCATGCCAGCAATCCACCTGCTGCGACCCATGCCAGCAATCCACCTGCTGTGTCAAGCCATGCCAGCAATCCACCTGCTGTGACCCGTGCCAGCAATCCACCTGCTGCGACCCATGCCAGCAATCCACCTGCTCTGACCCGTGCCAGCAATCCAGCTGTTGCGACCCATGCCAGCAATCCAGCTGCTCTGACCCATGCCAGCAATCCACCTGCTGCGACCCGTGCCAGCAATCCACCTGCTGTGTCAAGGCATGCAAGAAGCCCCTTTATTGCTGCACCCAGCGATGCCTACCGTGTAGCCGCTGTGGCTGCATCCCCTGCTGCTGTGGGTCTCTGTCTTGCTGCTCAACCGTGGTGAAGAGAAAGCCTGTTGTGGTGTGTTGCAGCCCGGTCGGTTATTGCTCTCCCATGAGAAAGTACTGCGTACCCATGCAGCAGTGCTCCTACTCAGTCAAAAAGTGCTGCTGA